CGCTGCATCCCCGCCGCGTGCTAGGATCTCCTGCTTGATGATCAGGGCCTCGGTGGTTGTGATATTGCTGATCTTCAGTACACGGTTCGCGGTCTTATCCTTCATGATGACGGAACCAGTACCCGTAACACCGATATTTCGCATTGCAAGAGCTGCATCATCAGGATTTGTGATGTCAAGCACGCTGACCTCGAAGCCGTTCTCCTCCACCACAGGCTGCCTGCTGCGTATGGCGCCTGCGATCTGTACCACATCGAGAGTCTCTGCCACGTCATGGGTACGGATGATATGTGCACCCTTCTGAACAACGATGGCTGCTGCTGCCAGACTGCCGTACAGGCGCTTGGTTGCGGGTTTGTTGAGCAGGTCTCCGATGAACGATTTGCGGGAGATGGCTGCAAGGAGCGGTTTTTCGAACACTTTCAGGCGCTCGAACTGGTCGATGGTCTCAAGGTCGTAAATAGGAAGTTTTTCCGGCACCCATTTACCGATGGCAGGGTCCAGAATTAATTGGTCTGTATCGATTCCACGTTCTTCGGAACGCACAAGGATGTCGTCAAGGGAACGCATGATGGCATCCATGCCTATGGGGTCGCCTGGAAGTTTTCCCGCAGCCATCACAACTGCCGGACAGCCGTGGTCTGCAACCACATCCAGCATACCGCCATCCTCGGCAAAGCCTGCCACATCATTGACAACGTCAGCACCTTTTTCCAGTGCCTTCTCTGCAATGTCCGAGAACACCGTGTCCACTGAGATCACAGCATCCAGGTTGTCCTTCAAAAGTTCAAGTGCAGGCAAGAGGCGGTCGCATTCTTCCTGTTTAGTGATGGGGTCGGCCAGCGGCCAGGTGGACCTTGCACCAAGGTCGATGATGGTGGCTCCATCGTCGATCATTCTCTGTGCAACATCAAGAACGGAATCCGTGTCCACCACGGATCCTTTGTAAAAAGACTCACGGCTCAGGTTTATAACACCCATTAATCGCACGGGGTGATCGTCACCTATTTTCAAGCCACATATGTCAACGTCAACAACCATTGTATAACCAGTGATTATGAGTTTTTATCGATTATATATAATACGACTGAAAAGAAAAAAGTGCAGACTGCCTTTAAGCAGTCTTCTGTGCTGCCATCAGGACATGCTGCATGAGTATGGAAATGGTCATAGGACCAACTCCGCCCGGAACCGGGGTTACCAGAGCAGCTTTCTTGATGACGTTCTCAAAGTCAACGTCCCCGTAGACCTTACCGTTCTCTTCGGAGATACCAACATCAAAGATCACAGCGCCTTCTTTCACCATGTCTTCCTTGATGAGATGCTTCACACCTGTGGCAACCACAAGGATATCTGCTTCTTTAGTGAACTTTGAGGTGTCCTCGGTGAACACATGGCAGACCGAAACGGTGGCATTCCTGTTCACAAGCATTGCAGCCATTGGCTTTCCGACCACATTGCTGTGACCCACGATAACCGCATGTTTGCCCTGTATGTCAATGTCGTATTCCTCAAGTGCACGGATGACACCCTTTGGAGTGCATGGCACAAGTTCCTCGATACCAATGAGAAGCTGTCCCATGTTGAATGGGTGGAAACCATCCGCATCCTTTGCAGGATCGATGGCGTTCATTGCTTCCTGCTCATTGAGTTGGGCTGGAAGTGGCAGCTGCAGGAGAATACCATGGATATCCTCTCTTGCATTCAATGTGCTGATAAGGTCAAGGAGTTCTTCCTGGGTCGTGGACTCAGGAAGGGGGTGGTCCTCTGCATAAATGCCTACACGGTCACAAGCTTTGTGTTTTAACCTCACGTACATCTTTGATGCAGGGTCATCGCCTACAAGAATGGTAGCCAGTCCGGGAGTTATGCCTTTTTCACTTTTGAGCTCTTCGACTCCGGCCTTAACCTCAGCTTCCACTTTCTTTGCAACAGCTCTTCCATCAATGATCTTGTTCTGGTCCTCGTCAGACATTGCAGTTCACCTTCTTATTACGTTTATTTCAAGTGCTCGTATATCGGGAAGCGGCTGCAGAGTTCCTGTACATCTGCATTGACTGCTTCAAGGACCTTGTCGTCATCCTTGTTGTTGAGGATGGTCTCGAAGAAATCAGCGATCTCGATCATCTCAGCTTCCTTCATTCCACGGGTTGTTGAAGCAGGGGTTCCTGCCCTCAGTCCGCTGGTGATGAATGGACCTCTGGTCTCGAATGGAATTGTATTCTTGTTGATGACAATACCTGCCTTGCTCATAACGACCTCTGCATCCTTTCCGGTAATGTCGTACTTGTTGAGGTTGAGGAGCATCAGGTGGTTGTCGGTTCCTTCGGAGACGATATCAAAGCCTCTCTCCTGGAGTGCTGCACAGAGTGCCTTTGCGTTCTTTACGGTCTGTTCCTGATCCTGCTTGAAAGCCTCGCCCTGTGCTTCCTTGAATGCAACTGCCTTTGCAGCGATGATGTGCATGAGTGGACCGCCCTGGATTCCCGGGAAGACGGACTTGTCGATTCCCTTTGCGTACTCTTCCTTGCACATTACCATTCCACCCCTTGGACCGCGGAGGGTCTTGTGTGTGGTTGTGGTCACGAAGTCAGCGTATGGGAATGGGTTTGGATGAACACCGGCAGCTACGAGACCTGCGATGTGTGCAATATCTGCAAGCAGGTATGCTCCGACCTCGTCTGCAATATCCCTGAATGCCTTGAAATCGATGATCCTGGAGTATGCGGAAGCACCCACAACGATCATCTGTGGCTTCTCTTCCTTTGCCATCTCCATAAGTGCCTCGTAGTCAAGCGCCTCGGTCTCTTTTGAAACACCGTATGGGACGATGTCGTAGAGCTGGCCGGAGAAACTTACAGGACTTCCGTGGGAGAGGTGACCACCGTGGGAAAGGTCCATTGACATGATCTTGTCGCCTGGCTTGAGCACGGAGAAGTAGACGGACATGTTTGCGCCTGAACCGGAGTGTGGCTGGACGTTAACGTGTTCTGCACCGAAGATCTCCTTTGCCCTCTCGATGGCAAGGTTCTCTGCAATATCAACGAATTCACAGCCGCCATAGTAGCGCTTTCCGGAGTAACCTTCTGCGTACTTGTTGGTCATGATGGAGCCCTGTGCTTCCATGACAGCACGGCTGGTGAAGTTCTCTGAAGCAATAAGGTTCAGCTTGAAATCCTGACGCTCTGCTTCCAATTCCAATGCATTGGCAATTTCTGGGTCGATATCTGAAATGTAAGACATGATTTATCGTTCCTTTGATAGCTATCGTTTTAATTGATCAATTGATTATGAAATAGATACTTTCCTTCCGTCGACCTTCAACCTGTCCTCAACGAACAGCTTCACGGCCTCAGGATAGATCTTGTGTTCCTGCTCCAGAATGCGGTCTGCAAGCGTGTCCTCGGTATCTTCTTCGAGGACGGGAACAGATCTCTGGAGGATAATAGGTCCGGTATCCATGCCCTCATCGACAAAATGCACTGTGCAGCCGGCGACCTTGACACCGTAATCAAATGCCTGCTTCTGTGCATGAAGTCCCATGAAGGATGGCAGAAGTGCGGGATGGATGTTCATTATTCGGTTCCTGTAAGCCTCAATTAAGTCACTGCCAATGATACGCATGTATCCTGCAAGGACAACAAGTTCCGTATCATATTTTTCAAGCGTCTTAAGGACCTCTTTCTCATACCCCTTCTTACCGCCAAAGGCTGAAGGGTCTATGAACACACCATCGATACCGTGATCGTTAGCTCTCTCAAGTGCGTATGCATCTCCCTTGTCACTGACAACCACTTTGATGGCAGCATCCGGAATATAGCCATTTTCGATGTTATCAATGATGGACTGCAGGTTCGAACCGCGTCCAGAGACAAGAACTGCAATATTGAGAGTCATTGCTCACCCATACGAGATTGCTATATATTAGAGTTTTGGACTTATATAGCCAAAAAATCCGGGATAACGAATAATCAAAAATAATTATTCAAAGACAAAGCCTGAAAAACAAAAGGTCAAACTATCAGTTTTCCCTTCTATGCCTTGCCCTTTCATTGATAAGTGTCTCAAGATCGTCCGCATCGGACAATGTGTTCAACTCTTCCCGCTCTATAAGTACAGTGTTCTCCACAGATTCATACCTGCTCTTACCTTCGATAATGAAGATAGACTGCGTTCTGATGACATCGGAGATACTGCTCATCAGGTGGGCACGCTTGAGCATTGCACTGCTGTATTCACTAACCCCTGTAAGGAAAGTGCTGGAATAATCCTTGGATACCGCTTTGAATGGGGCCTGGTTCGTTGAAAGGACATCATAGCCAAGCGTATAGATCAGGTTCAGGATATTATCGTTGGGAGGAGTTGTCCTGTCCGGCTCTTCCTCTTTGGCGTTCTTGCCATCCATCTCTTTCTCGAAGGTTCGCAGGATATCAATGGATTTTGCCAGAGCGACATCCAGGATCTCCTCAAGATGCAACACGATGTCGATGGAAGCATCCATCTGCCCTTCTTCATATTTACTGATGGTACGCCGGGACACACCAAGCTCGGAAGCAAGAGCTCCCAGTGACATAGATATCTCCGTTCTTGCATCCTTCAGTACGTCACCATCTATGGATACATAGAGTCCTCCGGGTGCTGCTGACACAAGCGGAGGGACATTCTCTACAAAATAATCAAAAAGTGTCTGGACGTTGACCGCAGGTATATCATACCTCATATACACTACGCTGTCCTCAAGCATCTGGTCACGTGTCTTTGCACCAACCAGTATCGGATAACCACCAAGATACTCCGCCAGGGCTATCATCTCCCGGGCAGTTTCTTCGTTCAGACCGTCAATGTTGTATAAGACCTTACAGAATAGGAGCGTATTATCCTGACGTGCAGCGATATCGAAACTCCGAGGTCTGATATTACATCGGTTCGACACAGTGAAACCGGCAAGCTCCAATACGTCAATGATCTGATGTATCAGAATATCCTTAGTCATGACGATAAATGATTGATTGCACATCTATATAAACCTATTTGTTAGTATATAAACGAACACGGGCCAGAAGAACATGATCATAGCCATAGATGATACAGATTCCAGGGAAGGAATGTGCACAACATACCTTTGTGCAGCATTGATGGATGAGCTGAAAGAGTACGGGACCGTCATAGGCAGCCCCATACTCATACG
This genomic stretch from Methanococcoides sp. LMO-2 harbors:
- the folP gene encoding dihydropteroate synthase is translated as MVVDVDICGLKIGDDHPVRLMGVINLSRESFYKGSVVDTDSVLDVAQRMIDDGATIIDLGARSTWPLADPITKQEECDRLLPALELLKDNLDAVISVDTVFSDIAEKALEKGADVVNDVAGFAEDGGMLDVVADHGCPAVVMAAGKLPGDPIGMDAIMRSLDDILVRSEERGIDTDQLILDPAIGKWVPEKLPIYDLETIDQFERLKVFEKPLLAAISRKSFIGDLLNKPATKRLYGSLAAAAIVVQKGAHIIRTHDVAETLDVVQIAGAIRSRQPVVEENGFEVSVLDITNPDDAALAMRNIGVTGTGSVIMKDKTANRVLKISNITTTEALIIKQEILARGGDAALERDAVSHETEKTDVIVMGTLLQVRKLADKLGCQARNLPLISKMIKEALKQESDIEYSYLSKI
- a CDS encoding bifunctional methylenetetrahydrofolate dehydrogenase/methenyltetrahydrofolate cyclohydrolase, whose protein sequence is MSDEDQNKIIDGRAVAKKVEAEVKAGVEELKSEKGITPGLATILVGDDPASKMYVRLKHKACDRVGIYAEDHPLPESTTQEELLDLISTLNAREDIHGILLQLPLPAQLNEQEAMNAIDPAKDADGFHPFNMGQLLIGIEELVPCTPKGVIRALEEYDIDIQGKHAVIVGHSNVVGKPMAAMLVNRNATVSVCHVFTEDTSKFTKEADILVVATGVKHLIKEDMVKEGAVIFDVGISEENGKVYGDVDFENVIKKAALVTPVPGGVGPMTISILMQHVLMAAQKTA
- the glyA gene encoding serine hydroxymethyltransferase, encoding MSYISDIDPEIANALELEAERQDFKLNLIASENFTSRAVMEAQGSIMTNKYAEGYSGKRYYGGCEFVDIAENLAIERAKEIFGAEHVNVQPHSGSGANMSVYFSVLKPGDKIMSMDLSHGGHLSHGSPVSFSGQLYDIVPYGVSKETEALDYEALMEMAKEEKPQMIVVGASAYSRIIDFKAFRDIADEVGAYLLADIAHIAGLVAAGVHPNPFPYADFVTTTTHKTLRGPRGGMVMCKEEYAKGIDKSVFPGIQGGPLMHIIAAKAVAFKEAQGEAFKQDQEQTVKNAKALCAALQERGFDIVSEGTDNHLMLLNLNKYDITGKDAEVVMSKAGIVINKNTIPFETRGPFITSGLRAGTPASTTRGMKEAEMIEIADFFETILNNKDDDKVLEAVNADVQELCSRFPIYEHLK
- the purN gene encoding phosphoribosylglycinamide formyltransferase, coding for MTLNIAVLVSGRGSNLQSIIDNIENGYIPDAAIKVVVSDKGDAYALERANDHGIDGVFIDPSAFGGKKGYEKEVLKTLEKYDTELVVLAGYMRIIGSDLIEAYRNRIMNIHPALLPSFMGLHAQKQAFDYGVKVAGCTVHFVDEGMDTGPIILQRSVPVLEEDTEDTLADRILEQEHKIYPEAVKLFVEDRLKVDGRKVSIS
- a CDS encoding transcriptional regulator — encoded protein: MTKDILIHQIIDVLELAGFTVSNRCNIRPRSFDIAARQDNTLLFCKVLYNIDGLNEETAREMIALAEYLGGYPILVGAKTRDQMLEDSVVYMRYDIPAVNVQTLFDYFVENVPPLVSAAPGGLYVSIDGDVLKDARTEISMSLGALASELGVSRRTISKYEEGQMDASIDIVLHLEEILDVALAKSIDILRTFEKEMDGKNAKEEEPDRTTPPNDNILNLIYTLGYDVLSTNQAPFKAVSKDYSSTFLTGVSEYSSAMLKRAHLMSSISDVIRTQSIFIIEGKSRYESVENTVLIEREELNTLSDADDLETLINERARHRREN